One Aquisediminimonas profunda genomic region harbors:
- a CDS encoding DUF1178 family protein has product MIVFDLKCGAHGHVFEAWFANSDSFEDQKSRGLLSCPICGASDIQKAVMAAAIPKKGNSLAERSVSLATISEENQAKEILTALAKAQAKLLEGSQWVGRNFDSQARAMDAGEVERSTIHGEVTAAEAKALIEDGIAVTPLPLPVVPPEKRN; this is encoded by the coding sequence ATGATTGTATTCGACCTCAAGTGCGGCGCACACGGCCATGTCTTCGAAGCATGGTTTGCGAATTCCGATTCTTTCGAAGATCAGAAATCAAGAGGACTGTTGTCCTGTCCAATCTGCGGCGCCTCCGATATTCAAAAAGCGGTGATGGCTGCGGCTATCCCTAAAAAGGGCAATAGCCTGGCAGAACGATCCGTTTCGCTGGCGACAATCAGCGAGGAAAACCAAGCGAAAGAGATTCTTACCGCCTTGGCCAAGGCCCAGGCGAAACTTCTCGAAGGATCTCAATGGGTGGGACGCAATTTCGACAGTCAGGCGCGCGCAATGGATGCGGGAGAAGTCGAGCGGTCCACAATTCATGGTGAGGTAACTGCAGCAGAAGCCAAGGCCCTTATCGAAGATGGTATAGCGGTAACGCCTTTGCCGCTGCCAGTTGTGCCACCGGAAAAGCGCAATTGA